The Bifidobacterium animalis subsp. animalis ATCC 25527 genome has a segment encoding these proteins:
- a CDS encoding DUF58 domain-containing protein → MIGTNHDADRSDPIRRKIEMLGTSLSLPTVRRAMGILEGEHASARRGGNDDLLDIRAYEVGDEARQIDWKISARNGRAMIAQRERLSSTRVYLLLDAGVEMTEVCPSDEMAYRIAANALCMFAALSLRRSDEVSLVFGDSSNITRVPFHGGLAQFEHTLDKALDRNWLFPRNIDALLDYAAHIRDREALIVLATDDHALDDTHMRAIRRITQTHPLVLINVGTVNPFSNDPIPSMPHAPLVDGATGRRIPAFLRNTKAAQELDTHRAYLLQALDRELSRCGSRMIHASSSEGMFHAFVRLLSLSHASVFTPVTIPEGTANA, encoded by the coding sequence ATGATCGGCACCAATCATGATGCCGATCGATCGGATCCGATCCGGCGTAAGATCGAGATGCTCGGCACATCGTTGAGTCTGCCCACCGTGCGCCGCGCCATGGGCATCCTCGAGGGGGAGCATGCTTCCGCACGACGTGGTGGCAATGACGACCTGCTGGACATTCGTGCCTATGAGGTGGGCGATGAAGCGCGGCAGATTGATTGGAAGATCAGCGCGCGAAATGGCAGGGCGATGATTGCGCAGCGCGAGCGTCTCTCCAGTACCCGTGTGTACCTGCTGCTGGACGCAGGCGTGGAGATGACCGAGGTGTGCCCTTCAGACGAGATGGCGTATCGCATTGCAGCCAATGCCTTATGCATGTTCGCGGCGCTGAGCCTGCGGCGTAGCGACGAGGTGTCGCTCGTCTTCGGTGACTCCTCGAACATCACCCGGGTGCCGTTCCATGGAGGTCTGGCCCAATTCGAGCACACACTCGACAAGGCTCTTGACCGGAACTGGCTCTTCCCGCGCAATATCGACGCACTGCTCGACTATGCCGCGCATATTCGCGACCGTGAGGCGCTCATTGTGCTCGCCACCGACGATCATGCCCTCGACGACACGCATATGCGCGCAATCCGGCGAATCACACAGACGCATCCGCTGGTATTGATCAATGTGGGCACGGTTAATCCGTTCTCAAACGATCCCATTCCCTCCATGCCGCATGCGCCCCTTGTCGACGGTGCGACCGGCAGGAGGATTCCCGCGTTTCTGCGCAACACGAAAGCGGCGCAGGAACTGGACACCCACAGGGCCTACTTGTTGCAGGCGCTTGACCGGGAACTGTCTCGCTGTGGATCGCGTATGATTCATGCCTCGTCGAGCGAGGGGATGTTCCACGCATTCGTGCGACTTCTCTCCCTTTCCCATGCATCGGTCTTCACGCCCGTCACGATTCCCGAAGGAACTGCGAACGCATAA